From one Brevibacterium sp. 'Marine' genomic stretch:
- a CDS encoding Rv2578c family radical SAM protein, with protein sequence MRWNEASGSTDPGTPVLFGTKGLVRSVQTPEFSGITFHEVLAKSALNKVPQSSSMPFSWTVNPYRGCSHACVYCFARNTHRYLDLDSGTDFDRQVVVKINIADVLAAEVARPTWARDHVALGTNTDPYQRAEGRYSLMPGIITALAEQSTPMSILTKGTLLRRDLPLLARVAEDAPVEISMSIAVHDDALQQSLEPGTPTTKARLATVRAAAELGFDVTVFMMPIMPKLTDSRDHLESALRAIRDAGAARVVYGALHLRPGAREWFFEWLERERPELLPRYRRMYAGSSYASKEYRRWLGERINPLIDRYGLRGRSDDDYPATSRMHGRPGADRTSQQAGALAAQVQLFAAPKQQALF encoded by the coding sequence ATGCGGTGGAACGAAGCGAGCGGCAGCACCGACCCCGGCACACCTGTCCTCTTCGGGACGAAGGGCCTGGTCCGGTCGGTGCAGACGCCGGAATTCTCAGGAATCACCTTCCACGAGGTGCTGGCGAAGTCGGCGCTGAACAAGGTTCCCCAGTCCAGCTCGATGCCCTTCTCCTGGACCGTCAACCCCTACCGCGGTTGCTCACACGCCTGCGTGTACTGCTTCGCCAGGAACACTCACCGCTACCTCGATCTCGATTCCGGAACCGACTTCGATCGCCAGGTCGTCGTCAAGATCAATATCGCCGACGTCCTCGCCGCCGAGGTGGCGCGTCCGACATGGGCGAGAGACCATGTGGCCCTGGGCACGAACACCGACCCCTATCAGCGCGCCGAAGGCCGCTACTCCCTCATGCCGGGGATCATCACAGCTCTGGCCGAGCAGTCGACTCCGATGTCGATTCTGACCAAGGGCACACTGCTGCGACGGGATCTGCCTCTGCTGGCCCGCGTTGCCGAAGACGCTCCTGTTGAGATCAGCATGTCGATCGCCGTTCACGACGACGCTCTGCAGCAGAGCCTCGAACCCGGCACGCCGACGACGAAGGCCAGGCTGGCCACCGTGCGCGCGGCCGCCGAACTCGGGTTCGATGTCACCGTCTTCATGATGCCGATCATGCCGAAGCTCACCGATTCCCGTGACCACCTCGAATCCGCTCTTCGGGCAATCAGAGACGCCGGGGCCGCGCGGGTCGTCTACGGCGCCCTGCACCTGCGCCCCGGTGCCCGCGAATGGTTCTTCGAATGGCTCGAGCGCGAACGCCCAGAGCTCCTCCCCCGCTATCGCAGGATGTACGCAGGCTCCTCCTACGCGTCGAAGGAGTATCGACGGTGGCTGGGCGAACGCATCAACCCGCTCATCGACCGCTATGGTCTGCGCGGACGCAGCGATGACGACTACCCGGCGACATCGAGAATGCACGGTCGACCGGGTGCGGACCGAACCTCGCAGCAGGCGGGTGCGCTGGCGGCACAGGTTCAGCTTTTCGCCGCTCCGAAACAGCAGGCGCTGTTCTGA
- a CDS encoding flavin reductase family protein has translation MTLLADRTAQSPAPVNPATPEALRETFSHFPQGVAFIGAEIDAAPLGLVASTLTVGVSLDPPLVSVAVQNTSSTWPTLRRAPELGISLLGTDQEHLARQLAAKDRSRRFTGVSPEVTAGGALTIPGSSAFLWTRLYDEVAAGDHTVALLEILGTRNDDGPEALVFHRSEFKGLRVS, from the coding sequence ATGACGCTCTTGGCAGACCGCACCGCACAATCACCGGCCCCGGTGAACCCGGCAACACCCGAGGCTCTCCGCGAGACCTTCTCCCATTTCCCCCAGGGGGTCGCTTTCATCGGCGCCGAAATCGATGCGGCACCACTGGGCCTTGTCGCCTCCACCCTCACCGTCGGCGTCTCCCTCGACCCGCCCCTGGTCAGCGTCGCCGTCCAGAACACATCGTCCACCTGGCCCACCCTGCGACGAGCCCCCGAGCTGGGCATCTCCCTGCTGGGCACCGACCAGGAGCACCTGGCCAGGCAGTTGGCCGCCAAGGACCGCAGTCGACGATTCACCGGCGTCAGCCCTGAGGTCACGGCCGGAGGCGCGCTGACGATCCCCGGCAGCTCGGCGTTCCTCTGGACCAGGCTCTACGATGAGGTCGCGGCAGGCGATCACACGGTGGCACTGCTCGAGATCCTCGGCACCCGAAACGATGACGGCCCCGAGGCCCTGGTCTTCCACCGCAGTGAGTTCAAGGGACTGCGCGTTTCCTGA